In Pagrus major chromosome 23, Pma_NU_1.0, the genomic window ATATGAATCCATGTTGACCAGCACATTGTGCATTGTTCTCGTTGTGTGGGATGACGAAGACTGACCACTGCCTCCGCTTGTCCTCGATTTTGGTTTTCAGGGGATACGTTGTTCATTGGTGGATGCGGGCGGTTTCTGGAGGGCACAGCAGAACAGATGTACCACAATCTCACCCAGGTGCTGGGCTCCCTACCTCAAGACACGGTGAGTGGAAATAAGAGACATTTGTCGTAGCTCTCACGGGGTTAACGGCAGCTGACATGACCTCAGATACGAGCTGGTGTAAGACTGAGTCACTGCGATgagtaaacacacatacaatgaaGGGATTGAGTGCAGCCTggctctcttttctctctttattgtACAAACATTGCAAAAATGGCACGAAGCCCAGACTGACCAAGACACTCAAACTCTACTGCTGTGTCTTTGTGCGAGCTAACGAGTTAAACCATGCTCTGTTCGTCTGTAGAAGGTGTTCTGTGGACATGAGTACACCATTAAGAACCTGAAGTTTGCCATGTTGGTGGAGCCCGAGAATGAAAAGGTTAAAGAGATGCTGAGCTGGGCCAGGGTGAGCAACACAAGGAAAACTGCTTCAAGAAAAAAGCtggaaatgttttctgttattgtCAACTAATGACATTATGAATAAAGTTTCGAAACAGTCCAAATTAGTAGCATATAttaattgttggttttggtgtttttcttgggatttgttgacaaaaacaaacatagaaAATTGAcagacttatcctttaaatacttaaaagaaatatttatttttgctgaattgACTGACAGTCTTTGTGTCTGCAGGCCAGAGATGATGACGATAAACCCACAGTGCCATCAACCTTAATAGAGGAGTTTGAATACAACCCTTTTCTTCGCCTCTCGTGAGTTTGGATATTTACACACAGTACATTTGAATGTGTATAACGTTTCCTGTCTTGTTTCGATCATCTATCTTTCTTTCTAATCCTCCTTCTCTACTGCAGGGAGGAAGGGGTACAAAAGTTCACGGGGAAGACGGACCCTATAGAGGTGCTGAGGGCCCTGCGGAAGGAGAAGGACAAATTTAAGAAGCCCAAGGAGAGGCTTCCTCCTCACGCCATGCTGGCTCTGGAGTGGGGGCTTCTCAGACCCTGACACCCAGATTCAGAGCTCTGAACATGTGACACACTCAACCATCAGGGAGGAATCATTGAATGCAGCAAAACACAAGACTGTAgagtgtttgttgctttaacattacatttaatcAACTTATGCCGCTGTTGTTGGACtcactgtatatattttacgATTGCTTTCTTGCTCCCTTTAATGCTTCACAATTGATTTACTCTAACATGTAATTAAGtaaatgtttctttactttaaaCTGCACCTTATGCAAAGTACTTCAGAACAGGAGTCTGATGTGTTGCACTTAAATGTACAACAAGGGTGGAAGAAACATGCAGTGTATGTAACTATGATGGTAAACTGCTGCTTTTCATCTCAAAGTTTACATCCTCACTTTGTAAGCGCTTATAACTGTACACCAGAGTCAAGATGCTCAATAAAACATATCAGTATGAATCAGTAATCTGTCGGACATATTCTTTACAACTTATAAAAGGAACTTACAAAACAAATGGTTATAATTTaataatgtctttatttttatctctttaTATATAATCACAAGGTTAAATAAACAAGGAATGATTACATATTGCTTTGTGCTATTTCAGctcacattttcaaactgtaaCAGGTCCCATACACATGATTTGTTTGCTGTTCATACATGTGACAGGACGATCAACAGTGGAAGGGGAAGTTGTCTGACCATATAGTTTGGTTTGACTTAAGCATTGTGTCTTTTATCTACACCTTGCCAGGCACacaactttaaattaaaaagtggTTTAAAAGGTTGTTGGCACTCATCAAACTTGCTTATATTCAACTTTGCCCATAACTCTTCTGtctgaagagagacagaaatagtcacatactgtatatttggaCGGTTCAGTCATCAACGTCTGAAAAACACTTGTGCAAAAGGTAAAATTATGCAAAAACATCCTGTCTGCTGATCGTGGATTGCAGCAGAGGCATTATTCACCACTTCATAGCCAGTCCGTTTGTCATCTTCTCCACAGTGTGGTACTGCGTGTGCAGCAGCGCTTTGGCTCTCTCCTCCCCGACGCTGTGAAGCCAGGACTGGTACAGCTCGGCTACACGAGCGTCGTCCTCTGGCGATAGGGGGCGCTCTGCTTTGTAGAGCTTCTCAACCTTCTGGAGAAGCTCCTTTGGGTCCTGACCAGGTAAAGGCTTCAGCTGTCCACCACCATTTAGACAGCCTAAACATTAACAAAGAGgtgtgtaaagatgtgatttaatactgtttttttgtaacaaGCATGTCATTTATGCATAGCACATTGCGAAGCTAGtatacatgaaaacaaatagttCCATAGCATTACATTTCTCTATTTCGGGTGTGGCAAACATGCTGCATCAATGGGGCAAAAGTGCTATggcacaaacaaagaaacacattttgaacatttttacatCCACATATTTAACTTTACCTGACGGACAGGCCATAACTTCCACAAAGTGGTATGGAGACTTTCCCCTCTTGAGCTTCTGCACTAGGTTCTGGATGTTGCGGAAGCCGTATGTGGACGCAAAGCACAGCACAACTACTCCATTTTTCTCTAGAGTCACTTCCTGGAAGTCATTATTCCTGTTGCGGAGGAATTGAGGCAGACATTTACATAAGGTTTAAGACAAGTAAGCTGGCACTATTAAGTCTTTTCAAAAAGCATTTTGGTCCTGCACACTTAAAGCAACAGTAATGAGCTGGGATCCAGGTTGAGTGACATTATAATTTAACACGAGCTTCAAGGAGAGCTATTCTGAGATCATTCGACTTAATTAAATGAACAGGAACTGTTCTTCAGGTCTGACTGTTCCAGAAGGCATAATGAGCCCAAAGCAGTTTAGCTTCtcaaaggagcagttcaccctcaaatcaaaaatacacatttttcctcttatctgtagtgctatttatccgtCTAGGTTGTTTTGAAGATTCCAGCCTtaaagatgtctgccttctctctgtTATAACAGAACTAGATGGCATTTGGCTTGTGGCGTTCagttagttagcttagttagctagcctgtTGATGAGTAGATGTTGCTTCCTTCTGCGTGGTGACAGGGAAAGAAAATAGTTAccacatgaaactgctcaaaACAAGGTCTGCAGATTATCTTGAAAAACCAGGTCATCATTTCTGGAAAGGGACATGTAGAGTCTGCTGTGGAGtttttaatatgtatttttttggcgctttgagcatcacagctgagtgccatctagttcagTTATACTCGATAGAAGACAAACATCCCCACAGCCGATACCTTTAAAACctggcaactcacaccaacaCTCTGGATGGATACATAGCATTACTGGTAAGgggaaaaatacacatttttgattttggagtgaactgtccctttaaagatGCCAGACACACTCACCTGAGGGTCCTGTAGGTGAGCTCCTTTAGGTCTTCTCCAAACAGCTTCTTGGCAGCATGGGTGAACACATGATGGAGGTAACCCCCTGACCCGCTCCCAGCATGGCTCAGGAACTCACCCCCACTCACGCTGCTGAACCTGGGTCAAGAATAATAAACAGTCTCTGAGCCCATTCTGGAAATTTATGCTAGGGCCTATTTTTAAGGAGttaacaaagacaaaatgtcaCAGAGCTTACATTTCATCAAGGGGTGCAGGTTCCACATCGCTTAGAGAAACATTTTTCTCCTCCAGCATTTTCTGAACCTCTCCTGTATGAAACAGTGAGAAGTATAAATGAGAATATACTCCACATTCATAAACACAAATTACTGCATAGGAGTAGTTACTGTACCTGAGGTGATGACGCAGTCCACTTCTCGAGTCTCAGCTTTGTCCAGGTAGAAGTCTAACCTTGAGGCTTCGAGTTTCTTGTCAAAGCAGGGCATTACTGCCACATGATAGATCTGATGCGGACTGAGCCCCTGACAATTCACAACACACAGCTCAATGGCAACTCACCATTCTTTCTGTTTTGATGACTATACATCAACGCACATTCATAGCAGTCGACGTCAGGAAAGGGtatattttatatcttttaaattATAATTACAGTTGAAGACAAGCCACGATGCTGCTATTACAATGTGAATTCTAGGAGGAAATAACTTTAACCCCTGAGGTGGATCACACTGTTTGACTGCAATATCTGACATGCAGGTGTTCCTGTACCTCTTTTTCAGCAAAGTATCCTTTAACCAGAGAACCCATCATCGCCTGGGGGGAGCGAGTGGTACTTATGTATGGAAGAATGAACTCCCCGTGGGTCTTCTCTGCATAGCAAATCCAAcctgaacaaaacacaaacacatacacacaatttaGATTAATGATAttctacatttacattatattaatCCATGGACTTTCACATTATGAGaatcaaaatgtttgtctgcaattaaaacactgaaggctTGTAATTTATGAAAACTgacataattaattaatatttagCATAATAAGTGGTCATTTTCTTATTCTTTAGTAGTTAAATTGTTCATTTGagcatttttgctttaattagACAGTGGACAGTAAAGAGCCGACAGGATAAGGACTACCTGGACAGGCCGATGTCATCATGGGCAGACAATTGCTGTCCTGCTCCTTCCTCTGGAAACGTTCCACAAACTCTCTCTGGCTCTCCAGCAGGCTGAAGGTCCGACTAAAGCTGGtctcaaacacatgatgaacccctgtgacaatgaaaaaaaaccttcagaTTCAGAAGTGACTGTGTCTGCCTCAATAAACCTCtcctttccacttcctgttttacttgTATAGAGCAGAAAAGTCATATTTACACTCACCAAGGCCTTTGAAGAAAGACGTAAGCTTCCTGCCTGCCTCAGTGCTGCTGAGGTCATACCGTGCTGCGAGGGAGGCTCTGGACTGCGGTGACACcgacaccaccaccaccttctGCTCTGTCGCACCAGCCTGTAGAGTCCAAATAATGCACAGGTGAATACACAAGGTCTGCTAAGGCAATCGTGACCGGATACTGTTATTCATGTCTACCTTGTTGTTCAGCAGCACTTTAAAGAGCTCCTCGTGGCTCTGCTGCGTGATGAGGACGCTCTCAGCCGAAGTGACACAGCCACTGCAGGCCAGACAGTCATTCAGCGTGATCTTTGCTTTCTGCAGCTTCTGCTTCCCACCATCCTGCAAACACATGGCGAATTAAATCAAGGCAGAGCAATACTTTGATTTTACTCTACACCCAGGTCTCGGTCAAGCCTTTATACCCACCAGGTTGACTTGGACGTAACTGCCATCATCTTCTATTTGAATTTTGGCCAGAGATTTGCCTGGTTTCTTCTCTAATTTGACAGGTTTGACACATTCCTACAAACAGAGAACACacgtgaaaaaaacaaactagaaGATAAACACAGCGATTCATGACAACATCCAAAGGCAGCTGACAGAACTAAGTAAGAGCAACAAAGCAACATAAAAGCAGAGTCATTGTTAGAGGTCAACACAAGGGTCATAGACAGACCAATGTCTTTAGCCAGCCTCGACAGTTATACAAGAACTGGGACGCAAATTAACATCATTCAGCACAtagtgaaaaaataaagtaaataaagtggCTAAATGGACATTAAACTTGGTCAATATAGACAATAATTCAAGCTGCAATATCTTAATGTCTATTGAGATACAGTACAGCTTAATTACATCCACTAAAACCAAGTTATTACCGAACATAACGTTGCCTCTATTTCACCACAGTTACATcattgctaacattagcagcaaGCTAACTGCTAAGCACgcatttaatattttgaaaCTTAAGCGGGTTTTACCATTAATACCACTTTAACCAATTAGTAAGCAGAGCATTGTGTTAAGCTTTAGTAAAGATACGTTCATGGTTTcggttgtttttgtgttgttcgCTCTCACAACAACACTCATAAGGACAGATAACAGTCAGTGAGCATGTTAGCTTTCAGTACGTTTTCGCCATTCGTTGATTTTATGTGTGAAGTGAATAATTAGCGCTAACTACGTCGTTTTGAAGTAAATCGGATGCTAGAAAGTGTTATAAAAGCTTCACTACCTGTGAGGGGGTGATAAAATCATCGAGGTCTGTCAACTGCAGCACACCGCTGAACACAGAAGCCATATCTACTGCCGTaaagtgtttgttgtttagtctTGTGTCGTGAGTAGCTCCTCCTGACTCCGGCAGAGACAAACCTCAGTGGCCGGAGGGGTGTCAATTGCTGCTCAGCGGCGTATACCGATCCCTGGACTGGTACACCGATCCTTGCACAAGAGGTCCTGGCTGCAGACATCCACCGTGAGGTCGTTACCGCCGTAGGCTCAGGCAACCTCCACCgtcaggacaggaaatgcacgggatacatttcaaaataaaatcgcGAATGCACTTCCGGTTGAATCGTTTTTCTCACAAATGCGTTAATTagtaaaaaatatgtaaaatctATCAATTCCTTGTCTATAGTATATATCGTTTTTATTTATATggtaaacttttgttttgtttgtcgtttttgttctgtgttttccttttatgttgcgcatgagccccaacgtgggcattttgatttattctgtccAAATCTAGGACAAAAAGCCATCCATAACCTGAATtaattcaaagaaaaaatgGATGGGTACCGTTGACTAATCGATAGCAGAAACTTTgagccaaccaaccaaacaatacTTACTGACAGGTTTTCTTTATTAGGAGAACACAATGATGCATTACTTCAAATAAAATCTACGTCACGGAACATTAACCATTGTGGCATATTCTGTATCATGTTCACTGTACTTTGAATGACAggtgtagtgccgagaagagactgcttgccgaaaaacgactgcccccgacgggaacgcgcatcagttcagaggaagtgggcgcaggtctactacgggtcagctggcagacgcagcaccgagagaaatgttttttttactgtgcagtcctgtagcccaagtgaagaggcaacggaaaaagaacggcgcagataaaaaaaagtaacctgatgtttccataatgtaggctagttgtcaacaattgatggGGGTAGTcgtagatgctttaccttgccacttttattgttgttgttgttgttttcgttgttgcaatgtgatcAATGCAGgaaagaatgcaggagtgtttccacgtcacattagatagcaatcatataacacatactgagaaattagtaagtgctatcagaggtgggtaataacgatttacatttacttcattacatttacttaagtaactttttggataacttgtacttttaagagcataattatgaatacaataatgcagtatatatagaactgtaggctaactgtaactgattgcctttacattctgcataacagtctctgtgtttgccaggtgcatgtacagtgaatttggtcaatatcactgtgtcactgtgactctggattgcaaggagtgatattgaccaaattcactgtacgtgcacctggtttcctctactattaatgctgaaaagacagagaatgtaacccctcccaatccagagttacagggtgcagtcacttttcggcagggcctgccgaaaagtgactgcaccctgtaactctggattgcaaggagtgatactgaccaaattcactgtacatgcacctggtttcctctactattaatgctgaaaagacagagaatgtaacccctcccaatccagagttacagggtgcagtcatttttcggcagggcctgccgaaaagtgactgcaccctgtaactctggattgcaaggagtgatactgaccaaattcactgtacgtgcacctggtttcctctactattaatgctgaaaagacagagaatgtaacccctcccaatccagagttacagggtgcagtcactttttggcaggccctgccgaaaagtgactgcaccctgtaactctggattgcaaggagtgatattgaccaaattcactgtacatgcacctggtttcctctactattaatgctgaaaagacagagaatgtaacccctcccaatccagagttacagggtgcagtcatttttcggcagggcctgccgaaaagtgactgcaccctgtaactctggattgcaaggagtgatattgaccaaattcactgtccatgcacctggtttcctctactattaatgctgaaaagacagagaatgtgacccctcccaatccagagttacagggtgcagtcactttttggcaggccctgccgaaaagtgactgcaccctgtaactctggattgcaaggaaTGATactgaccaaattcactgtacatgcacctggtttcctctactattaatgctgaaaagacagagaatgtaacccctcccaatccagagttacagggtgcagtcattttttggcagggcctgccgaaaagtgactgcaccctgtaactctggattgcaaggagtgatactgaccaaattcactgtacatgcacctggtttcctctactattaatgctgaaaagacagagaatgtaacccctcccaatccagagttacagggtgcagtcattttttggcagggcctgccgaaaagtgactgcaccctgtaactctggattgcaaggagtgatactgaccaaattcactgtacatgcacctggcaaacacagagaatgttatgcagaatgtaaaggcaatcagttacagttagcctacagttctatatatactgcattattgtattcataattatgctcttaaaagtacaagttatccaaaaagttacttaagtaaatgtaatgaagtaaatgtaaatcgttattacccacctctgatagcagcacttactaatttctcagtacgtgttatatgattgctatctaatgtgacgtggaaacactcctgcattattttctgcattgatttcctaatcctcgttataaaatcactgaaacagggatattgaattatgactttatttatagatcaaagcggtgtaaaatcacattgcaacaacgataacaacaacaacaacaacaataaaagtggcaaggtaaagcatctacccccatcaattgttgacaactagcctacattatggaaacatcaggttacttttttttatctgcgccgttctttttccgtagcctcttcacttgggctagTATGTCATAGTTATTTTAAATTGCAGCAAGAAATCAATGAAGAATAAGAATTTAATCGTACCATTTGTACAGTACAGCCTCTTGTTTCTCAGTGCGAGTGACCTTGCAAGACAAAATACAGTGTCAACATTAAATAGATTTTTGTAACTGTTTGATATGTGATGATGTTGCCCGGACTGACCTTTTGATGAAGTTCTGTGTTTTGATAAATCATGTGTCCTTGTCATTGAATACATGGCCATTTGGGAGCCTTTTGAGTAGGAAAATGGACTATGGGCCCCTATTCTCCTCAAGATATGTCACTGCATGCCACCAAGTTTGCTACGTCTGTCCTCTACTGATAACAACTTatctttttatgtgtgtgtgtttgttttttggccttttcatgtctttattgAAAGGACTGCATTCAGAGATGAGAGAGCGGGGATGACTGCAGTAAGGACAAATGCCCCTGACAACAATTTATCAACTGTAAATGATGCGTCCATTTTAAATAACTATACTATTGTCCAAACAtaacacaatacaataaaataccaCAAAGAATTTCTCATGGAGCAACAGGTAGGAAGCATTGTCAATCCTTCTCCTTAATAGGTAAAGTAACACAATTGAGAAGCTCACATTGATTATATCATAATGAAGACCCTTGATTTAGCAGAAATGACCATAAAGTTGGAccctaaaacaaaatgttgccAGATAAGAAGAAGCTGTGATGGCTTGAAATTTGTGATGCTTGATTTGAGTTAGAAAGACTGTAGGAATTCTTCTTTATGCTCTGTGGCTTTCAGGGCCCTTGAATATGAAATAAATCCCACTTTCTCCATGGATAATCAAGTTATGGATTACCTGGATTGAATAGATTGATCGATTTCTCTGAAGTTGTTCTGTGACTATTATACAACTTCATTTTAACTACTGCATACTTCTCCACATACAGATAATGTATTATTAATAgattaacattaataataatcatatttgGCCGTGAGAGcaaaatatatatgaaaaaactgtgaatttattatttctaataacaaataaatggatgaatggagGTCATCTATATGATTCATatctatacatttatttttttcaacatttcagtAATAGATTTGACAGAggattcagcattttttttttattttctcctcttcatcaatgaaaacacatacGCACGCGCCCTTTTGTTGTTATGACTACGGGGTCGTAAATCCGCCATGTTTGCTCTCCTTGTAGCAGCGTTGCGACAGAGACGGAGAATTCGAACGACATgaatgtagaaaataatcatacggcagaaacagagagggagcaAACGAAGAACGGCACCGAGACAATCACCATTCAGACCACGTTAGGAGACGAAGGTGAGTCCTCTTCCGAGCTGAAACAAGAATGAAACATTTATCTAACATTGTGTTTGGGCCTAGCTAACTTCCTCCATCGTGAAATGTTGCTAGCagctagctgccgttagcaacAACATTAGCTAGTTTGCCTCCTCGCCGCAGCTTTGCTCAGATTAGAAGTCCAGCCCCGGTCAGCAGTTTTTTACACAAGTTGACACACGCTAGGTGGTACCCGAGCAGCGCTGTTGCTGCATGAAGTTGTCTCATGCTGATATGTGTTGTTCAGATGAAGATGTGCACAAGTGTGGACGCTGTCAGACCGAGTTTTCAACGCTGGAGGCTTTCATCCAGCACAAGTTGCACCAGAGCTGCAGACGCGTGGAGGCACGGGAGGCGAGCAGCCAGGACGCCAGCCAAGAGGTCCGAACTGGGATGATGTGTGGGTTTATATCCAGTAACTACACTAAACAGCAGAGGTAGAAGAATTAAATGGTGATTTCTACGTTTTGACAGGTTACCTCAGCCAATGAGAGTTCTCCAGAGgtgaaaacagctgcaggagcagcCTCAGATGAGCCAGTGAAGAACTCTAATGGTGGGTCAACATCAGGACTGTAACTAACTACTTATTATCAATTAAGGTGACCATCAATCCTAACCCCAAACATTTCAGATTACTGTCATATATGTCAAAGAAGGGAATAAAACCCACGCATCTCAGAAGCTGAGATCAGAAAATGTTCAGTATTCTTTGCTTGATAAAGGATTAAAGCAAATCATCTGCATGAGCTCAACGTAATTTCAACCTGTGAATTAGATCTTAAATCTGCAGGGGGCTTGaattgtaatgtttgtttttcacacagaCCAAAGCAGTACTCCGTTGGGTCGAGGTCGCAGGAAGAAAATCGTTTCACTTAAAATCACTAATCAGTCAGATGGGACTGCTGAACGATCCATATCTAAAAGTGCTGTCGGTGACAGGCATGTTTACGAAGTCAACCAGGAGGGGCGCTACATTTGCCAACTTTgtgaaaagacatttaaaacagtgaGTGTCATATTTCATTTGTGTGTGCCTCTTGTATCGAgaaattaatttatattgtCCTCCATGGGTACCTGAGATGATTGGCTGAGTGTTTATCCAAATAATATGCAGAGTTTTGTCTttctaatatgtttttttttcaccgaACAGACCAACATCTTAAGAACTCACATGAAAACTCACAGTGACCAGAAGAACTTCTCATGTGACCTCTGTGGGACCTCCTTTCGCACAAAAGGCTCCCTGATTCGTCACAATCGTCGTCACACTGGTACAGACAGTAAAGTAGgactgtttttgtctgaaattGATGTCCTCTCTTAAATTGTATCCaataataacaactgctgtCTTCCTGTTCTCTTACAGATGAGCGGCCATATCGCTGTAACCTATGTGGCCAGTCCTTCAGAGAGTCTGGTGCTCTCACCAGACACCTTAAGGCCCTCACACCCTGCACAGAAAAGATCCGTTTTGTTCAGTACAAGGAGATCTTGGTCAGCAAAGATGGAGTACAAAAAGGTCAGATTTACTGCAAGAACCAAGTGTGTTATTGTTGAAGAGTGTACAATCTATTCTATCAAAGCAAAGCAGTTATTGATTGAATACTTAAGGATTTTAAAACGTTGACAATGCAGTACTGGATCTGAAAATAGATTTAGAATAGCTAAGGAAGTGAGAGTCGGTTGAGGAACTGACAGGTCTGTATGAATTGTCCAGGGGTTGAAGATGAACGCGCTGCAGTGGCCGGACATCAAGAGGTGGTGGTTGTGGAGCAAcagccagaggaggaggaggaggaggaggaggaggagatggtcGAGGCACAGACTGCTGTTGTCAGTGTGGTTGAAGCTGGTTCTCAAGAGGTCCTCCATCAGGTCCACTTCACCATGGAGGTGGATGGAACAACGCAGGAGCAACAGGTGAGTGGAGGAAGAGTGCACATTTGGCTAAAAGtcctacaaaacacacactctttctttTAAGTGCTTTTTGGTAAATTTTTTGCaatgataaagaaaaaggtGAGACATAAAGATTTAGTTCTCTCTTCCAATCTGTTAGCTTGACTTGTTGCTCTGCCTCTGGCCAGGTGGTGGTAGAGCAGTCTCAGGCAGAGGCcttggctgctgctgcagcagcaggcgaCAGCCTCATCTGCCAAGCCATCATCAACTCTGGCATCGCGCTGGGGACGGAGGAAGCTGTGGTTGAGGAGACCTCACAGGCAACCGAGgagataaataaaatggattCTGACTCTCCTGATGCCGATGAGGGTGTCACTGAGATCCAGGTTAAAGAAGAATTtgtggagatggagatggaggcaGAGGTAAGGAGGAGACTGGATCTAGGATCTGACTTCAGCGATAACAGTCTTTTTTACTGTCCTTTGTCTCCAATAATAGAGAAACTAAAAGTGTTTCATTATTGAATTGATCACAGAAactttcaatttgttttttcccAGTAACTCC contains:
- the e4f1 gene encoding transcription factor E4F1, with the protein product MNVENNHTAETEREQTKNGTETITIQTTLGDEDEDVHKCGRCQTEFSTLEAFIQHKLHQSCRRVEAREASSQDASQEVTSANESSPEVKTAAGAASDEPVKNSNDQSSTPLGRGRRKKIVSLKITNQSDGTAERSISKSAVGDRHVYEVNQEGRYICQLCEKTFKTTNILRTHMKTHSDQKNFSCDLCGTSFRTKGSLIRHNRRHTDERPYRCNLCGQSFRESGALTRHLKALTPCTEKIRFVQYKEILVSKDGVQKGVEDERAAVAGHQEVVVVEQQPEEEEEEEEEEMVEAQTAVVSVVEAGSQEVLHQVHFTMEVDGTTQEQQVVVEQSQAEALAAAAAAGDSLICQAIINSGIALGTEEAVVEETSQATEEINKMDSDSPDADEGVTEIQVKEEFVEMEMEAEEEGDGENQTTSKLHTCPHCNRSFKGLNYFRFHVKGHLGYKPFKCTLCHKEFLTGYLLKKHMEVHVSERRYKCGECGKLYKTIGHVREHMRAHSDERPYHCARCNKGYKTKNALQVHQRTHGDEKPYVCEFCLRGFREKGSLVRHIRHHTGEKPFKCPKCKRGFAEHGTLNRHMRAKGGCHKDDSGEQQGAVTEEQASVDSLATAAIISEDPHAVLVEFSSVVADTQEYIIKTQMEEDVQEEQVTLIQDSQNEMGNHIMKVVQRIVSQSHGAGGSGSRQIIVRNVAMNEEGASISDCGDTITIATPESLTEQVAMTLASAISDGTLLATAGTVETAEGTVTITTEEAVDEGIQVVQQQEEYVITSPEEVEIQTVIV
- the LOC141018982 gene encoding hydroxyacylglutathione hydrolase-like protein; translation: MKVKVISILEDNYMYLVIEEQSKQAIAVDPAVPHRLLEIVKREGVSLTAVLTTHHHWDHARGNEALLKEVPGLKVYGGDDRIGGLTDKVTNSQELKFNSINVRCLFTPCHTSGHMCYFVWEDECTDAPAVFTGDTLFIGGCGRFLEGTAEQMYHNLTQVLGSLPQDTKVFCGHEYTIKNLKFAMLVEPENEKVKEMLSWARARDDDDKPTVPSTLIEEFEYNPFLRLSEEGVQKFTGKTDPIEVLRALRKEKDKFKKPKERLPPHAMLALEWGLLRP
- the narfl gene encoding cytosolic Fe-S cluster assembly factor narfl; amino-acid sequence: MASVFSGVLQLTDLDDFITPSQECVKPVKLEKKPGKSLAKIQIEDDGSYVQVNLDGGKQKLQKAKITLNDCLACSGCVTSAESVLITQQSHEELFKVLLNNKAGATEQKVVVVSVSPQSRASLAARYDLSSTEAGRKLTSFFKGLGVHHVFETSFSRTFSLLESQREFVERFQRKEQDSNCLPMMTSACPGWICYAEKTHGEFILPYISTTRSPQAMMGSLVKGYFAEKEGLSPHQIYHVAVMPCFDKKLEASRLDFYLDKAETREVDCVITSGEVQKMLEEKNVSLSDVEPAPLDEMFSSVSGGEFLSHAGSGSGGYLHHVFTHAAKKLFGEDLKELTYRTLRNNDFQEVTLEKNGVVVLCFASTYGFRNIQNLVQKLKRGKSPYHFVEVMACPSGCLNGGGQLKPLPGQDPKELLQKVEKLYKAERPLSPEDDARVAELYQSWLHSVGEERAKALLHTQYHTVEKMTNGLAMKW